In bacterium, the genomic window ATCGACTGGTAACCTTACCCAAATCGCCTATCTTGACACTCTTAGGTTGTGGGCATTGGGATACGAAACGGTACTTCACACCAGTAATGGCGGGCAAACCTGGCTCACATTATTCCAAACGCCAAAAGACAGTTCTCTAAGATTTACTCACATATCCGTAACCGATTCTATTTGTGTTATCAATTGCATCTATGGATCGGGATATATTTCCTTCGATGGGGGAAAACACTGGGACAAGCAAAATGCGCCTGCCAGTATCTACCGAATCAACCTGATTGATTACTTTGATCGTTTGAATGGGTGGGCTGTTGGCGCTTCGGGGACAATTCTTCATACTTCAGACTGTGGAATCACTTGGGAAGAACAATTTAGCGGCACCAACAAAAATCTCACCAAGATTAAGACATTTTCCAAGAATTGTGTTATCCTCACTGGTGTAGAGGAACGATATAACAATTCGATTAATCTGCTGTTGTATACAACCGATGGTGGCGTGAATTGGGAGCGGATGGAGGAGGAGAATCTTACGTTATCCATTTCCAATGCCCGATTACACGATCGGGAAACACCGTTTGGTTCCTACAATGTGACAGAATCCGCTTCGGGTATTATCACCATTACCAATTGTAAAGAACTGAAGTACGAGTACCGAGGCGAGTACAGCTACACTATCGGTGATGTGACATGGACACTTGTACGCAGTCAACCCAGCATTTATTTCAAGAAAACCGGTATGAGTTTAATGCAATCCTATCCACTGGTGGTGAATAGACTAAACGCGATGACATTTATCAACGAGCGGAACGGCTGGATTGTCGGCGACGGGGGAACAATCTTGTACTATGGGCTTCCGCGCAAGTAGAGGAATAGGCAGGTTTGTCGACTGTCGATCAGGTCAATTAGATGTTTGCAAGTAACTCGTAACAAACCCGCGACGGTTTTAACACGGAAGTATTTCTGGTAGCAGATATCGTAAACAATAGCTCTCAAGTTTCTCATCATTGCAGTTCGCTCCAATTTCCATTGCAGATTACGGAGCATTTCCATTCTTTCTGTTTCTGACGTTAGAATGAATGACGATTGTTGCAAGTACCGGCTCATCACGTGTACTGAGACCACCCCCCGCTACATTCAAAAAAAAGACCCACTAACCACGAAGCCTTTTTTTCGTTATACCGTGATGAAAATCACAACTCAGCACTGTCGAAACTTGAAAACAGTTTGGGCATATCTCATGATTACTTTTCGTCAGTATATCAATGCGCAAGCAAGCTGTTACAAGGCGTAGGATAATAATCGCGATCAAGCATAATGAATTTGAACGGACTCCGCAATCACTGTTGTCAGCACACAGACAGAATCGTCAGTTCGGCGGTTTGATCACAATTCCAACAGTATGCTATTTCAACAACACCATCTTCTGCGTCTTCACAAATTCTCCGGCTTGCATCCGCATGAAATAGGTTCCCGATGAAAGATTCTTACCATCGAAGGTTACTCGATAACTGCCGGTTTGCTGTTTTTGATTCACGAGTGTAGCCACTTCCCGACCAGTAATGTCGAATAGTCTTAGTTCGACCATTCCCGGTTTAGAAAGTGAGTAGGAAATAGTGGTGGAAGTGTTGAATGGGTTGGGGTAATTCTGCGACAACAGATATTCATTGGGAATTGATTGCTCGCTCGAAGTAACTCCTGTAGAATCAGTTTGAAAAAGGCAAATAAAACAGTCCGCAGAACCTCCGTTATATGAAGTATCGAACCCGCTAGTAGTACGCGGAAAATCGGTTGAACTTGTACCACCTACACATATTACTGATTCACCACTTCCACAACATCCGCGAGCATCATCTCGGTTAGTTCCGCCTAGGTACGTTGAAAACTGCAATTGAGAAAGGGAGTTATTTAGAATTGATACATAGCTATCGGTTGATCCTTGTAAAATACGGGA contains:
- a CDS encoding YCF48-related protein, with the translated sequence HISILIDNDRKNRANYNLTFIDETTGWLSDGKKLFKTSDGGSTWLATNLEFEYGIGKVKFISQKLGWVTHGKDLFSVTTDGGVTWIKRKTEEMNYLRNQLFVDTLIGWSCFGDDTLRKTTDGGIHWNPVHWNPSQGYETFTFLDAMNGWIVTQRETMRTTDGGISWLTYPNHEYMYPRLVKFIDQNRGWIISYACNISRTTDGGKTWITFQKQTNDNEHENIEDFHFVSPTHGWVVGRYGLIKTTTDGGESWITVSSGSTGNLTQIAYLDTLRLWALGYETVLHTSNGGQTWLTLFQTPKDSSLRFTHISVTDSICVINCIYGSGYISFDGGKHWDKQNAPASIYRINLIDYFDRLNGWAVGASGTILHTSDCGITWEEQFSGTNKNLTKIKTFSKNCVILTGVEERYNNSINLLLYTTDGGVNWERMEEENLTLSISNARLHDRETPFGSYNVTESASGIITITNCKELKYEYRGEYSYTIGDVTWTLVRSQPSIYFKKTGMSLMQSYPLVVNRLNAMTFINERNGWIVGDGGTILYYGLPRK